The Streptomyces seoulensis genome contains a region encoding:
- a CDS encoding TetR/AcrR family transcriptional regulator, whose protein sequence is MTTAKRDTYTPETLLSVAVGVFNERGYDGTSMEHLSRAAGISKSSIYHHVSGKEELLRRAVSRALDGLFAILDEEHARVGRPVDRLEHVVRRMVEVLISELPYVTLLLRVRGNTEAERWALERRRDFDHRVAELLRAAAEDGDVRGDVEVRLATRLVFGMINSIVEWYRPETRGASGREVADAVVRLVFAGLREE, encoded by the coding sequence ATGACCACCGCCAAGCGCGACACGTACACCCCCGAGACCCTGCTCTCGGTCGCCGTGGGGGTGTTCAACGAGCGCGGCTACGACGGCACCTCCATGGAGCACCTCTCCAGAGCCGCGGGCATCTCCAAGTCCTCGATCTACCACCACGTCAGCGGCAAGGAGGAGCTGCTGCGCCGGGCCGTCAGCCGGGCGCTGGACGGGCTGTTCGCCATCCTCGACGAGGAGCACGCGCGCGTGGGCCGGCCGGTGGACCGGCTGGAGCACGTCGTACGGCGCATGGTCGAGGTGCTCATATCCGAGCTGCCCTATGTGACGCTGCTGCTGCGCGTCCGGGGCAACACCGAGGCGGAGCGGTGGGCGCTCGAGCGGCGCCGGGACTTCGACCACCGGGTGGCCGAGCTGCTGCGGGCGGCCGCCGAGGACGGGGACGTGCGCGGGGACGTGGAGGTCCGGCTGGCGACCCGGCTGGTCTTCGGGATGATCAACTCCATCGTGGAGTGGTACCGGCCCGAGACGCGCGGTGCCAGCGGCCGCGAGGTGGCCGACGCGGTGGTGCGGCTGGTCTTCGCGGGACTGCGCGAGGAGTAG
- a CDS encoding 3-hydroxyacyl-CoA dehydrogenase, whose protein sequence is MTAIDLSSPVAVVGTGTMGQGIAQVALAAGHPVRLHDAVPGRAREAAEAIGARLDRLVAKGRLGADERDAARARLTPVEHLTGLADCALVVEAVLERLDVKQELFRELEGIVSADCLLATNTSSLSVTAIGGALASPGRFLGLHFFNPAPLLPLVEVVSGFATDVTSVTRAYETARAWGKTPVACADTPGFIVNRIARPFYAEAFAVLEAQGADPATIDAVLRECGGFRMGAFELTDLIGQDVNESVTHSVWNSFFQDVRFTPSLAQRRLVESGRLGRKSGQGWFDHTEGAERPEPHTAEKEKAPAHVTVEGGLGPAAGLLPLIREAGITVHEEEEDQGTRLVLPSGGQLVLADGQTAVEFRDVVYFDLALDYRAATRIALSASQETSSRTLAEAIGLFQALGKDVSVIGDVPGMIVARTVARIVDLAHDAVAKGVATEEDIDTAMRLGVNYPLGPFEWSRRLGRGWAYGVLDDLHLRDPSGRYAPSLALYRHAYATDKREGTS, encoded by the coding sequence ATGACAGCTATCGACCTCAGCAGCCCCGTGGCCGTGGTCGGCACCGGAACCATGGGCCAGGGCATCGCCCAGGTCGCGCTGGCAGCCGGCCACCCCGTGCGGCTCCATGACGCGGTGCCCGGACGGGCGCGGGAGGCCGCCGAGGCCATCGGTGCCCGCCTCGACCGGCTCGTGGCCAAGGGCCGGCTCGGCGCGGACGAACGCGACGCGGCGCGTGCCCGGCTCACGCCCGTCGAGCACCTCACCGGCCTGGCCGACTGCGCGCTGGTCGTGGAGGCCGTGCTGGAGCGGCTGGACGTCAAGCAGGAGCTGTTCCGCGAGCTGGAGGGCATCGTCTCCGCCGACTGCCTGCTCGCCACCAACACCTCCTCCCTGTCGGTGACGGCCATCGGCGGCGCGCTCGCCTCCCCCGGCCGCTTCCTGGGCCTGCACTTCTTCAACCCGGCCCCGCTGCTGCCCCTGGTGGAGGTCGTCTCCGGGTTCGCCACCGACGTCACGTCGGTCACGCGCGCGTACGAGACCGCCCGCGCCTGGGGGAAGACCCCGGTGGCCTGCGCGGACACCCCCGGCTTCATCGTCAACCGGATCGCCCGGCCCTTCTACGCCGAGGCGTTCGCCGTGCTGGAGGCCCAGGGCGCCGACCCGGCCACCATCGACGCGGTGCTGCGCGAGTGCGGCGGGTTCCGCATGGGCGCCTTCGAGCTGACCGACCTCATCGGGCAGGACGTCAACGAGTCCGTCACCCACTCGGTGTGGAACTCCTTCTTCCAGGACGTGCGCTTCACGCCCTCGCTCGCCCAGCGCCGCCTGGTGGAGTCCGGGCGGCTCGGCCGCAAGAGCGGACAGGGCTGGTTCGACCACACGGAGGGGGCCGAGCGCCCCGAGCCGCACACCGCCGAGAAGGAGAAGGCGCCCGCGCACGTCACCGTCGAGGGCGGCCTCGGCCCGGCCGCCGGACTGCTCCCGCTGATCCGCGAGGCGGGCATCACCGTCCACGAGGAGGAAGAGGACCAGGGCACCCGGCTGGTCCTGCCGAGCGGCGGGCAACTGGTCCTCGCCGACGGCCAGACCGCCGTGGAGTTCCGGGACGTCGTCTACTTCGACCTCGCCCTCGACTACCGCGCCGCCACCCGGATCGCGCTCTCGGCCTCCCAGGAGACCTCCTCGCGCACCCTCGCCGAGGCCATCGGCCTCTTCCAGGCGCTCGGCAAGGACGTCAGCGTCATCGGTGACGTGCCCGGCATGATCGTCGCCCGGACGGTGGCCCGGATCGTCGACCTCGCGCACGACGCCGTCGCCAAGGGCGTGGCCACCGAGGAGGACATCGACACCGCGATGCGCCTGGGCGTCAACTACCCCCTCGGGCCCTTCGAGTGGAGCCGCAGGCTCGGCCGGGGCTGGGCCTACGGAGTACTGGACGACCTGCACCTGCGCGACCCCTCCGGCCGGTACGCGCCGTCCCTCGCGCTCTACCGCCACGCGTACGCCACCGACAAGCGGGAGGGCACCTCATGA
- the paaN gene encoding phenylacetic acid degradation protein PaaN gives MTARPTAHELIAKHRPTLDQALEAIRTRAYWSPHPEHPKAYGEHGSLDAGAGKAAFDALLGTRLDLDQPGTDDWVGGEVSPYGIELDVSYPHADLDVLLPAMRAGQAAWRDAGAEARAAVCLEILKRISDRTHEFAHAVMHTSGQAFMMAFQAGGPHAQDRGLEAVAYAYAEQTRTPQTAEWSKPQGKRDPLTLTKNFTPVPRGIALMIGCNTFPTWNGYPGLFASLATGNAVLVKPHPRAVLPLALTVQVAREVLAEAGFAPDLVALAAERPGEGIAKTLATRPEIRIIDYTGSTAFGDWLEANARQAQVYTEKAGVNTVIVESTDDYQGMLSNLAFSLSLYSGQMCTTPQNLLIPREGIGTNEGHKTFDEVATDLARAVDGLLGDDARANALLGAIVNPDVKARLEAAADLGEVALASREITNPDFPDAVVRTPVIVKLDATKPDDEAAYLGECFGPVSFVVAVDSVADAMDLLRRTIREQGAMTVGAHTSDPEVARAVEEVCLEEPAQLSLNLTGGVYVNQTAAFSDFHGSGGNPAANAALTDGAYVSNRFRVVEVRREA, from the coding sequence ATGACCGCCCGACCGACCGCACACGAGCTGATCGCGAAGCACCGGCCCACGCTCGATCAGGCCCTGGAAGCGATCCGCACCCGCGCGTACTGGTCCCCGCACCCCGAGCACCCCAAGGCGTACGGCGAGCACGGCAGCCTGGACGCGGGCGCGGGCAAGGCCGCCTTCGACGCCCTCCTCGGCACCCGCCTCGACCTGGACCAGCCCGGCACGGACGACTGGGTGGGCGGCGAGGTCTCGCCGTACGGCATCGAGCTGGACGTGAGCTACCCGCACGCGGACCTCGACGTGCTGCTTCCCGCGATGCGCGCCGGGCAGGCCGCCTGGCGCGACGCGGGCGCGGAGGCCCGCGCGGCGGTCTGTCTGGAGATCCTCAAGCGGATCAGCGACCGGACGCACGAGTTCGCGCACGCGGTCATGCACACCAGCGGCCAGGCGTTCATGATGGCGTTCCAGGCGGGCGGCCCGCACGCCCAGGACCGCGGCCTGGAGGCGGTGGCGTACGCGTACGCGGAGCAGACCCGCACCCCGCAGACGGCGGAGTGGAGCAAGCCGCAGGGCAAGCGCGACCCGCTGACGCTGACCAAGAACTTCACGCCGGTCCCGCGCGGCATCGCCCTGATGATCGGCTGCAACACCTTCCCGACCTGGAACGGCTATCCGGGCCTGTTCGCCTCCCTGGCGACCGGCAACGCGGTCCTGGTCAAGCCGCACCCGCGCGCGGTGCTGCCGCTGGCGCTCACCGTCCAGGTGGCCCGCGAGGTGCTGGCCGAGGCCGGCTTCGCCCCCGACCTGGTCGCGCTCGCCGCCGAGCGTCCCGGAGAGGGCATCGCCAAGACCCTCGCCACCCGCCCCGAGATCCGGATCATCGACTACACCGGTTCCACCGCCTTCGGCGACTGGCTGGAGGCCAACGCCCGCCAGGCGCAGGTCTACACCGAGAAGGCCGGCGTCAACACGGTGATCGTGGAGTCCACCGACGACTACCAGGGCATGCTGTCCAACCTGGCCTTCTCGCTGTCCCTGTACAGCGGCCAGATGTGCACCACCCCGCAGAACCTGCTGATCCCGCGCGAGGGCATCGGCACGAACGAGGGCCACAAGACCTTCGACGAGGTGGCCACCGACCTCGCCCGCGCCGTCGACGGCCTCCTCGGGGACGACGCCCGCGCGAACGCCCTGCTGGGCGCCATCGTCAACCCGGACGTCAAGGCCCGGCTGGAGGCCGCCGCCGACCTCGGTGAAGTCGCCCTGGCCTCCCGCGAGATCACCAACCCGGACTTCCCGGACGCGGTCGTGCGCACCCCCGTCATCGTGAAGCTGGACGCCACCAAGCCGGACGACGAGGCCGCCTACCTCGGCGAGTGCTTCGGCCCGGTCTCCTTCGTCGTGGCCGTCGACTCGGTCGCCGACGCGATGGACCTGCTGCGCCGCACGATCCGCGAGCAGGGCGCAATGACGGTCGGCGCCCACACCAGCGACCCGGAGGTCGCGCGGGCCGTCGAGGAGGTCTGCCTGGAGGAGCCCGCCCAGCTCTCCCTCAACCTCACCGGCGGGGTGTACGTCAACCAGACCGCCGCCTTCTCCGACTTCCACGGCTCCGGCGGCAACCCCGCGGCGAACGCGGCCCTCACCGACGGCGCGTACGTGTCCAACCGCTTCCGCGTGGTGGAGGTCCGCCGGGAGGCGTGA
- a CDS encoding TrmH family RNA methyltransferase — MTDPLNRWRERAGDAVLLDGFHALKHALRFGAEVPVAVTTDREATLALAGELAGDVKDTLEALLTEVPQAVYASLVPRPHPTGVAALAVRPSREANLKALARMPRTAPVVVLDEPRNLGNAGAVIRLAAGFGATGVVTTGTLDPWHPTVVRGGAGLHFATAVERLGVEELPAGPLFALDPEGEDIRRTELPDDAVLAFGSERSGLSAPVRARADRLLALPMRPQVSSYNLATSVAMTLYHWSLRAA, encoded by the coding sequence ATGACCGACCCCCTGAACCGCTGGCGCGAGCGCGCCGGGGACGCCGTGCTCCTGGACGGTTTCCACGCCCTCAAGCACGCGCTGCGTTTCGGGGCCGAGGTGCCCGTGGCGGTCACCACCGACCGGGAGGCCACCCTCGCCCTCGCCGGTGAACTCGCCGGCGACGTCAAGGACACCCTGGAAGCGCTGCTGACGGAGGTGCCCCAGGCGGTCTACGCCTCCCTCGTGCCCCGTCCGCACCCGACCGGCGTCGCCGCCCTGGCCGTACGGCCGTCGCGCGAGGCCAACCTGAAGGCGCTGGCCCGGATGCCCCGCACCGCGCCGGTGGTGGTGCTGGACGAGCCGCGCAACCTCGGCAACGCGGGCGCGGTGATCCGGCTGGCCGCCGGTTTCGGCGCGACCGGGGTAGTCACCACCGGCACCCTCGACCCCTGGCACCCCACCGTGGTGCGCGGCGGGGCGGGGCTGCACTTCGCCACCGCGGTGGAGCGGCTCGGGGTCGAGGAGCTGCCCGCCGGACCGCTGTTCGCCCTCGACCCCGAGGGCGAGGACATCCGGCGGACCGAGCTGCCCGACGACGCCGTGCTGGCGTTCGGCTCGGAGCGCAGCGGGCTCTCGGCCCCCGTGCGTGCCCGCGCCGACCGGCTGCTGGCACTGCCCATGCGGCCGCAGGTCTCCAGCTACAACCTGGCCACCAGCGTGGCCATGACGCTCTACCACTGGAGCCTGCGCGCCGCCTGA
- a CDS encoding HTTM domain-containing protein, producing the protein MNRLSQTFARGVERVTGSALGPHQSAVIRIGFAGTWLLFLLREFPHRQELYGPAGPWSWNLARQLIADNDAFTVLMWSDGRLWFEVCYLLAVLASAALLVGWRTRTASVLFMVGVLSLQNRSVFMGDGGDNVLHLMSLYLVFTRCGQVWSLDARRAGRVEAARARGERVPADRVGPVLWAVSGAVLVTAALSGRFTGGWLVPALLWTAWAGLGLWWAAGRWARSAQPRMLLDVLANVVHNAGLVVIMAEACLIYATAGWYKIQGSRWQDGTAVYYPLHLDYFSPWPALADLMSASGVLMMIVTYGTVMVQVAFPFTLFNRRVKNVLLVLMMTEHAVIAVVLGLPFFSLAMIAADAVFLPTAFLLLLGGWAARARGRLIRRGGAGRVPPPRTPEESTAGHVGFTA; encoded by the coding sequence ATGAACCGGCTCTCCCAGACCTTCGCGCGCGGCGTCGAGCGCGTCACCGGCTCGGCCCTGGGCCCGCACCAGAGCGCCGTGATCCGCATCGGGTTCGCCGGGACCTGGCTGCTGTTCCTGCTGCGGGAGTTCCCGCACCGCCAGGAGCTGTACGGGCCGGCCGGCCCCTGGAGCTGGAACCTGGCCCGCCAACTGATCGCCGACAACGACGCCTTCACCGTGCTGATGTGGTCCGACGGGCGGCTCTGGTTCGAGGTCTGCTACCTCCTGGCCGTACTGGCCAGTGCCGCGCTGCTGGTCGGCTGGCGCACCCGTACCGCGTCCGTGCTGTTCATGGTCGGGGTGCTGTCGCTGCAGAACCGCAGCGTGTTCATGGGGGACGGCGGCGACAACGTGCTGCATCTGATGTCCCTCTACCTGGTGTTCACCCGCTGCGGCCAGGTGTGGTCGCTGGACGCGCGGCGGGCCGGGCGCGTGGAGGCGGCACGCGCGCGTGGGGAACGTGTTCCCGCCGACCGGGTGGGTCCGGTGCTGTGGGCGGTGTCCGGCGCGGTGCTGGTCACGGCCGCGCTGAGCGGCCGCTTCACCGGCGGCTGGCTGGTGCCCGCGCTGCTGTGGACGGCCTGGGCCGGGCTCGGCCTGTGGTGGGCTGCGGGCCGCTGGGCGCGTTCGGCGCAGCCCCGGATGCTGCTCGACGTACTGGCGAACGTGGTGCACAACGCCGGCCTCGTCGTGATCATGGCGGAGGCGTGCCTGATCTACGCCACGGCCGGCTGGTACAAGATCCAGGGCTCGCGCTGGCAGGACGGCACCGCCGTCTACTACCCGCTCCACCTGGACTACTTCTCCCCCTGGCCCGCGCTCGCCGACCTGATGTCCGCCAGCGGCGTCCTCATGATGATCGTGACCTACGGGACGGTCATGGTGCAGGTCGCCTTCCCCTTCACCCTGTTCAACCGCCGGGTGAAGAACGTCCTGCTGGTGCTGATGATGACCGAGCACGCGGTGATCGCCGTCGTCCTCGGGCTGCCCTTCTTCTCCCTGGCGATGATCGCGGCGGACGCGGTCTTCCTGCCCACCGCCTTCCTGCTCCTGCTCGGCGGCTGGGCGGCACGCGCGCGTGGACGGCTGATACGCCGCGGTGGGGCGGGCCGGGTACCGCCGCCCCGCACCCCGGAGGAGTCCACCGCGGGCCACGTAGGGTTCACGGCATGA
- a CDS encoding DUF5819 family protein, which produces MDAYDEDSKAPEGPDGSDGARRAGALDGPGAPPGDRGDAAAGDPAELPVPEAAPAVGLAALSPRYRLVAGGGLAVVAAVAAVHLGMVFLSLAPANTVTKRHGEAVQAWVYPEFEQNWKLFAPNPLQQNVAVQVRAQVRAEDGDLRTTGWTDLSAQDGAAIDGNLLPSHTQQNELRRAWDFLGTTHGTDNRPVGVRGALSEQYVRRIVLLRLRRDEEIGRAGTVERVQVRSRTVNVPPPEWSREKVSTDPVFRVLPWWTVTGDETEAGAR; this is translated from the coding sequence ATGGACGCGTACGACGAGGACTCGAAGGCGCCGGAAGGGCCGGACGGGTCGGACGGGGCGCGTCGTGCGGGGGCCCTCGACGGCCCTGGCGCACCGCCGGGGGACAGAGGGGACGCCGCGGCCGGTGATCCCGCGGAACTTCCCGTACCGGAAGCGGCCCCGGCCGTCGGACTGGCCGCCCTGTCGCCCCGCTACCGGCTCGTGGCCGGGGGCGGGCTCGCGGTCGTGGCGGCCGTCGCCGCGGTGCACCTCGGCATGGTGTTCCTGAGCCTCGCTCCCGCGAACACCGTGACCAAGCGGCACGGCGAGGCGGTGCAGGCGTGGGTGTACCCGGAGTTCGAGCAGAACTGGAAGCTGTTCGCGCCGAACCCGTTGCAGCAGAACGTCGCCGTGCAGGTGCGTGCGCAGGTCCGCGCCGAGGACGGTGACCTGCGCACCACCGGCTGGACCGACCTGTCCGCGCAGGACGGTGCCGCCATCGACGGCAACCTGCTCCCCAGCCACACCCAGCAGAACGAACTGCGCCGCGCCTGGGACTTCCTCGGCACCACGCACGGCACGGACAACCGGCCCGTCGGTGTGCGCGGGGCGCTCTCCGAGCAGTACGTGCGCCGGATCGTGCTGCTGCGCCTGCGGCGGGACGAGGAGATCGGCCGCGCCGGGACCGTCGAGCGCGTGCAGGTGCGCTCCCGCACCGTCAATGTGCCGCCGCCCGAGTGGAGCCGGGAGAAGGTGTCCACCGACCCCGTCTTCCGTGTGCTGCCCTGGTGGACGGTGACCGGTGACGAGACCGAGGCGGGTGCCCGATGA
- the paaA gene encoding 1,2-phenylacetyl-CoA epoxidase subunit PaaA: MATAAAPRTDRTPAGGAPGATTDTAAHQHAFDTAVAAEERIEPRDWMPDAYRATLVRQIAQHAHSEIIGMQPEANWITRAPSLRRKAILMAKVQDEAGHGLYLYSAAETLGTSREELLDKLHSGRQKYSSIFNYPTLTWADVGAIGWLVDGAAITNQVPLCRCSYGPYARAMVRICKEESFHQRQGYELLLALSKGTPEQHAMAQDAVDRWWWPSLMMFGPPDDSSQHSAQSMEWKIKRHSNDELRQRFVDIAVPQAESLGLTLPDPDLVWNEERGHHDFGAIDWTEFYEVLKGNGPCNEQRITQRRRAHDEGAWVREAAAAHAAKHAGSTGRTGATRA, translated from the coding sequence ATGGCCACAGCAGCCGCGCCTCGCACGGACCGCACACCCGCGGGCGGCGCACCCGGCGCCACCACGGACACGGCGGCGCACCAGCACGCCTTCGACACGGCCGTGGCCGCCGAAGAGCGCATCGAGCCACGCGACTGGATGCCGGACGCCTACCGCGCCACCCTCGTCCGCCAGATCGCCCAGCACGCCCACTCCGAGATCATCGGCATGCAGCCGGAGGCGAACTGGATCACCCGCGCCCCCAGCCTGCGCCGCAAGGCCATCCTGATGGCCAAGGTCCAGGACGAGGCGGGCCACGGCCTCTACCTCTACAGCGCCGCCGAAACCCTCGGCACCAGCCGTGAGGAACTGCTGGACAAGCTGCACAGCGGCCGCCAGAAGTACTCCTCGATCTTCAACTACCCGACCCTGACCTGGGCCGACGTGGGCGCCATCGGCTGGCTGGTGGACGGCGCCGCCATCACCAACCAGGTCCCGCTGTGCCGCTGCTCCTACGGCCCCTACGCCCGCGCGATGGTCCGCATCTGCAAGGAGGAGTCCTTCCACCAGCGCCAGGGGTACGAGCTGCTCCTCGCCCTCAGCAAGGGCACCCCCGAGCAGCACGCCATGGCGCAGGACGCGGTCGACCGCTGGTGGTGGCCCTCGCTGATGATGTTCGGCCCGCCCGACGACTCCTCCCAGCACTCGGCCCAGTCCATGGAGTGGAAGATCAAGCGCCACTCCAACGACGAGCTGCGCCAGCGCTTCGTCGACATCGCCGTCCCCCAGGCCGAGTCCCTCGGCCTCACCCTCCCCGACCCCGACCTCGTGTGGAACGAGGAACGCGGACACCACGACTTCGGCGCCATCGACTGGACCGAGTTCTACGAGGTCCTCAAGGGCAACGGCCCCTGCAACGAACAGCGCATCACCCAGCGCCGCCGCGCACACGACGAGGGCGCCTGGGTCAGGGAAGCAGCCGCCGCCCACGCGGCCAAGCACGCCGGGAGCACCGGCCGGACAGGAGCGACGCGCGCATGA
- the paaB gene encoding 1,2-phenylacetyl-CoA epoxidase subunit PaaB: MTDTDWPLWEVFVRSRRGLSHTHAGSLHAPDAEMALRNARDLYTRRGEGVSIWVVPATAVTASSPDEKDPFFEPAADKPYRHPTFYEIPEGVKHL; encoded by the coding sequence ATGACCGACACCGACTGGCCCCTGTGGGAGGTCTTCGTCCGCTCCCGCCGCGGCCTCTCCCACACCCACGCCGGCAGCCTGCACGCCCCCGACGCGGAAATGGCCCTGCGCAACGCCCGCGACCTCTACACCCGGCGCGGCGAGGGCGTCTCCATCTGGGTCGTCCCGGCCACCGCCGTCACCGCCTCCTCGCCCGACGAGAAGGACCCGTTCTTCGAGCCGGCCGCCGACAAGCCCTACCGGCACCCGACCTTCTACGAGATCCCGGAAGGGGTGAAGCACCTGTGA
- the paaC gene encoding 1,2-phenylacetyl-CoA epoxidase subunit PaaC — protein sequence MTATVPTTAALALGDDALVLSHRLGEWAGHAPVLEEEVALANIALDLLGQARVLLSMTGDEDELAYLREERAFRNLQLTEQPNGDFAHTIARQLYFSTYQHLLYSELASREGPFQPLAAKAVKEVAYHRDHAEQWTVRLGDGTDLSHDRMSRACDALWRFTGEMFQPVPGLDVDWAALEASWLRSVTEVLGRATLTVPEGPRTGAWAAGAGRQGLHTESFGRMIAEMQHLHRSHPGASW from the coding sequence GTGACCGCCACCGTCCCCACCACCGCCGCGCTCGCCCTCGGCGACGACGCCCTGGTGCTCTCCCACCGCCTCGGGGAGTGGGCCGGGCACGCCCCCGTCCTGGAGGAGGAGGTCGCCCTCGCCAACATCGCGCTCGACCTGCTCGGCCAGGCCCGCGTCCTGCTGTCCATGACCGGAGACGAGGACGAACTCGCCTACCTCCGCGAGGAACGCGCCTTCCGCAACCTGCAGTTGACCGAGCAGCCGAACGGCGATTTCGCCCACACCATCGCCCGGCAGCTCTACTTCTCCACCTACCAGCACCTCCTGTACTCCGAACTCGCCTCACGGGAAGGCCCGTTCCAGCCGCTGGCCGCGAAGGCGGTCAAGGAGGTCGCCTACCACCGCGACCACGCCGAGCAGTGGACCGTGCGCCTGGGCGACGGCACCGACCTCAGCCACGACCGGATGAGCCGCGCCTGCGACGCGCTGTGGCGCTTCACCGGCGAGATGTTCCAGCCCGTCCCCGGTCTGGACGTCGACTGGGCCGCCCTGGAGGCGAGTTGGCTCCGGTCCGTGACGGAGGTGCTCGGCCGTGCCACCCTGACCGTGCCCGAGGGGCCCCGCACGGGCGCCTGGGCGGCGGGCGCGGGCCGGCAGGGGCTGCACACCGAGTCGTTCGGGCGGATGATCGCCGAGATGCAGCACCTGCACCGCAGCCACCCGGGGGCGTCATGGTGA
- the paaD gene encoding 1,2-phenylacetyl-CoA epoxidase subunit PaaD, with protein sequence MVTATALETELLELAGSVPDPELPVLTLHELGVVRAVHLTGPDSVEVDLTPTYTGCPAVETMSADIERILRAHGMHEVTVRTVLAPAWSTDDITPEGRRKLQRSGIAPPRTRHPGGPVPLTLGATRTGHDAATATGPALEAIRCPHCDSADTELLSRFSSTACKALRRCLSCREPFDHFKEL encoded by the coding sequence ATGGTGACCGCCACCGCACTGGAGACGGAACTGCTGGAGCTGGCCGGCTCGGTGCCTGACCCCGAACTCCCCGTGCTCACCCTGCACGAGCTGGGCGTGGTGCGTGCGGTGCACCTCACCGGACCCGACTCGGTCGAGGTGGACCTCACCCCGACCTACACCGGCTGCCCGGCTGTCGAGACGATGAGCGCGGACATCGAGCGGATACTGCGCGCCCACGGCATGCACGAGGTCACCGTCCGCACGGTCCTCGCCCCCGCCTGGTCCACGGACGACATCACCCCCGAGGGCCGCCGCAAGCTCCAGCGGTCCGGCATAGCCCCGCCCCGCACCCGGCACCCCGGCGGCCCGGTCCCCCTCACCCTGGGCGCGACCCGCACCGGGCACGACGCGGCGACGGCGACCGGACCGGCCCTCGAAGCCATCCGCTGCCCGCACTGCGACTCCGCCGACACCGAGTTGCTGAGCCGCTTCTCCTCCACCGCCTGCAAGGCGCTGCGCCGGTGCCTGTCCTGCCGTGAACCCTTCGACCACTTCAAGGAGTTGTGA
- a CDS encoding 2Fe-2S iron-sulfur cluster-binding protein, with amino-acid sequence MARFHRLRVAGIDRLTDDSVAVTFTVPPELREEYRHKPGQHLTLRRRADGTDIRRTYSICSPAPDPAGDGPSTLRVGVRLVDGGAFSTYAFKEMATGDELEVMTPAGRFTLDPAPGLFAAVVGGSGITPVLSIAATLLAREPGARFCLIRADRTAASTMFLEEVADLKDRYPQRFQLVTVLSREEQQAGLPSGRLDRDRLTGLLPALLPVDRVRGWFLCGPYGLVEDAERALRGLGVDRSGIHQEIFHVDGGTAPATTTPAPAHSTVTARLDGRGGSWPVQEGESLLDTVLRNRPDAPYACKGGVCGTCRAFLVSGEVRMDRNFALETEETEAGYVLACQSHPLTEKVELDFDR; translated from the coding sequence ATGGCACGCTTCCACCGGCTCCGGGTGGCCGGGATCGACCGGCTCACCGACGACTCGGTCGCCGTCACCTTCACCGTGCCGCCCGAGCTGCGCGAGGAGTACCGGCACAAGCCCGGCCAGCACCTCACCCTGCGCCGCCGCGCCGACGGCACGGACATCCGCCGCACCTACTCGATCTGCTCCCCGGCCCCCGACCCGGCCGGGGACGGCCCGAGCACGCTGCGGGTGGGGGTGCGACTGGTCGACGGGGGCGCGTTCTCGACGTACGCGTTCAAGGAGATGGCGACAGGGGACGAGCTCGAGGTGATGACCCCGGCCGGGCGCTTCACCCTGGACCCGGCGCCGGGCCTCTTCGCGGCCGTGGTGGGCGGCAGCGGCATCACCCCGGTGCTGTCGATCGCGGCCACGCTGTTGGCCCGCGAGCCGGGTGCCCGCTTCTGCCTGATCCGCGCCGACCGCACGGCCGCCTCCACCATGTTCCTGGAGGAAGTCGCCGACCTGAAGGACCGTTACCCGCAGCGGTTCCAACTGGTGACCGTGCTCTCCCGCGAGGAACAGCAGGCGGGCCTGCCGTCCGGGCGCCTCGACCGGGACCGGCTCACGGGGCTGCTGCCCGCGCTGCTGCCGGTGGACCGGGTGCGGGGCTGGTTCCTGTGCGGACCGTACGGTCTGGTGGAGGACGCCGAGCGGGCCCTGCGCGGCCTGGGCGTGGACCGGTCCGGCATCCACCAGGAGATCTTCCATGTGGACGGTGGCACCGCTCCGGCCACCACCACACCGGCGCCCGCGCACAGCACGGTCACCGCACGCCTCGACGGCCGCGGGGGCAGTTGGCCGGTGCAGGAGGGCGAATCCCTGCTGGACACGGTCCTGCGCAACCGCCCCGACGCCCCCTACGCCTGCAAGGGCGGCGTCTGCGGCACCTGCCGTGCTTTCCTGGTCTCCGGCGAGGTCCGCATGGACCGCAACTTCGCCCTGGAAACGGAGGAAACAGAGGCGGGCTACGTCCTGGCCTGCCAGTCCCACCCTCTGACGGAGAAGGTGGAGCTGGACTTCGACCGGTAG
- a CDS encoding rhodanese-like domain-containing protein, with protein MPTIEVTDLKDGDFLLDVREDDEWQAGHAEGALHIPISEFVARYGELTEAAPQDGRVNVICRSGGRSAQVTMYLVQQGIDAVNVDGGMKHWEAAGRPVITDAGQGGVVI; from the coding sequence GTGCCCACGATCGAGGTCACGGACCTCAAGGACGGCGATTTCCTGCTGGACGTCCGCGAGGACGACGAGTGGCAGGCCGGTCATGCCGAGGGAGCGCTGCACATCCCGATCAGCGAGTTCGTCGCCCGGTACGGCGAGCTGACCGAGGCCGCCCCGCAGGACGGCCGCGTCAACGTCATCTGCCGCTCCGGCGGCCGCTCTGCCCAGGTCACGATGTACCTCGTGCAGCAGGGCATCGACGCGGTGAACGTCGACGGCGGCATGAAGCACTGGGAGGCCGCGGGCCGTCCGGTGATCACGGACGCCGGCCAGGGTGGAGTCGTGATCTAG